Proteins from a single region of Nitrososphaerales archaeon:
- a CDS encoding ferrous iron transport protein A gives MEGSAAKKNEVPLTALKDGQVGIVTSIKVGYGRAKGQGYRKRLMDMGFIPGTKVTVVKSAPFHGPLEVLVRSSRIILGRDVAERVFVEVVENG, from the coding sequence ATGGAAGGGAGTGCTGCGAAGAAGAATGAAGTACCTTTGACTGCGTTGAAGGATGGTCAAGTCGGGATCGTAACTTCTATAAAGGTAGGGTATGGTAGGGCGAAGGGTCAAGGGTATAGAAAGAGGCTCATGGATATGGGCTTCATCCCTGGTACAAAAGTAACCGTTGTAAAGTCGGCACCTTTCCATGGCCCTTTAGAGGTTCTTGTAAGAAGTTCTCGAATCATCCTTGGTAGAGATGTTGCAGAGAGAGTCTTTGTAGAAGTGGTAGAAAATGGGTAA
- a CDS encoding metal-dependent transcriptional regulator: MSSLDRISRRMEDYLKAIYDVVEEKGYARIKDLSNRLNVKPSSATEMVNRLNRMGLVNYERYGALTLTDEGKRIAKSVKTRHDTFIKLLEMLFIPKGIAEKDAHELEHRLHPKTIEQFTKFVEFLSEQSGLEIMEKWTIYSKSAMK; the protein is encoded by the coding sequence ATGTCTTCTCTAGATAGAATCAGTAGGAGGATGGAGGATTATCTGAAGGCTATCTACGATGTTGTAGAGGAGAAGGGTTATGCAAGGATTAAAGACCTATCCAACCGGCTCAACGTCAAGCCATCCTCTGCAACAGAAATGGTCAATAGATTGAATAGAATGGGGCTCGTCAATTATGAAAGGTATGGTGCACTAACCTTGACCGACGAGGGTAAAAGAATTGCAAAATCTGTTAAAACGAGGCACGATACATTCATCAAACTCTTAGAAATGTTATTCATTCCAAAGGGAATTGCCGAGAAGGATGCACATGAATTAGAGCATAGATTACATCCAAAGACCATCGAACAATTTACCAAATTTGTGGAATTTTTATCGGAGCAGAGCGGTTTAGAGATTATGGAGAAGTGGACGATTTATTCAAAGAGCGCGATGAAGTAA
- a CDS encoding dihydroorotate dehydrogenase electron transfer subunit, whose product MFRYQADKPIDRPRIVSVKAVEDESPIVRTIYFDDEKCSEALPGQFIMVWIPGVKELPISLSLPSKKGNSAITVKPIGPGTNALYNVKPGDKIGVRGPYGTPFQPTNGKVLIVGGGTGLAPLSLLCYKYISYYTHITVIVGARTSNQLLFIDKFQDILKGKGRIIVTTDDGSKGYRGFASEVAEKLIKTEDFDMVYTCGPELMMKAIFKASEERGVAIQASLERVMRCGFGICGSCCIDRYLVCKDGPVFNTHQLRIMQDELGVYSRDYSGRRVNIH is encoded by the coding sequence ATGTTCAGATACCAGGCTGATAAACCTATCGATAGACCTAGAATCGTCTCGGTAAAGGCTGTAGAGGATGAATCACCAATAGTTAGGACTATCTACTTCGATGATGAGAAATGTAGTGAAGCGTTACCAGGTCAATTCATCATGGTCTGGATCCCGGGTGTAAAAGAGCTCCCAATAAGTCTATCTTTACCAAGTAAAAAGGGGAATTCAGCCATAACTGTAAAGCCCATAGGCCCCGGCACAAATGCGCTCTACAACGTTAAGCCTGGAGATAAGATAGGCGTAAGGGGGCCCTATGGTACACCCTTTCAACCTACAAATGGTAAAGTATTGATCGTCGGTGGAGGCACAGGCCTTGCGCCCCTCTCACTACTCTGTTATAAATACATAAGTTACTATACACATATCACAGTTATCGTAGGGGCAAGGACCTCCAATCAACTTCTCTTCATCGATAAATTTCAAGATATTTTGAAGGGTAAAGGAAGGATCATAGTTACGACCGATGATGGTAGTAAAGGGTATAGAGGGTTTGCATCGGAGGTTGCAGAAAAGCTCATCAAAACGGAGGATTTCGATATGGTGTACACATGTGGGCCCGAATTGATGATGAAAGCAATATTTAAAGCATCAGAAGAGCGTGGAGTAGCTATACAAGCGAGCCTCGAAAGGGTCATGAGGTGTGGTTTCGGGATATGTGGTAGCTGTTGTATAGATAGATACTTGGTCTGTAAAGATGGGCCAGTATTTAACACACACCAATTGAGAATTATGCAGGATGAATTGGGTGTGTATTCGAGAGATTATTCGGGTAGAAGGGTTAATATTCATTAA
- a CDS encoding dihydroorotate dehydrogenase translates to MSSIPDLSVEISGFKMKNPTMLAAGILGVSIPLLRRVLEAGAGGVVTKSIGVGQRKGYETPNIVEVSCGYVNAVGLSNPGIDEFLEELQKSDISDMPIIVSIFGKSEMEFFELVSKLDKTDVKGFELNLSCPHVSGVGAEIGSDPNMVYKITKEVKRCSKKPIFVKISPNVTDHIEIARAAEDGGADGIVAINTLRAMVIDIETGRPILSNRVGGLSGPAIKPVAVRYVYDISRNVKIPVIGCGGINHWEDAIEFMLAGASAVQIGTAIAYKGLNVFNEILYGISEYLKRKGHHSVKEIVGLSHKF, encoded by the coding sequence ATGTCGAGCATACCCGATCTATCTGTAGAGATCTCTGGATTTAAGATGAAGAACCCCACGATGTTGGCAGCAGGGATCTTGGGGGTTAGTATACCTCTATTGAGAAGGGTCTTGGAAGCGGGTGCGGGAGGTGTTGTAACAAAATCGATCGGTGTCGGGCAGAGGAAAGGTTATGAGACTCCAAATATCGTAGAGGTTTCATGTGGCTATGTGAATGCGGTCGGATTATCAAACCCCGGTATCGATGAGTTTTTGGAGGAGCTTCAAAAGTCCGATATAAGTGATATGCCGATCATCGTAAGCATATTCGGTAAATCTGAGATGGAGTTCTTCGAGCTCGTATCAAAATTGGATAAGACCGATGTAAAGGGCTTCGAACTCAACTTATCGTGCCCTCATGTTAGTGGTGTAGGTGCAGAGATTGGATCGGATCCCAATATGGTATATAAGATTACGAAAGAAGTAAAGAGGTGCAGTAAAAAACCCATATTCGTGAAGATTTCACCGAATGTTACCGATCATATAGAGATCGCCCGTGCTGCTGAAGATGGTGGTGCAGATGGTATCGTAGCGATCAATACGTTAAGGGCCATGGTGATCGATATAGAGACAGGTAGGCCGATACTATCGAATAGAGTGGGCGGCCTATCTGGCCCCGCGATAAAACCTGTAGCAGTACGGTATGTATATGATATCTCACGTAATGTAAAGATCCCTGTGATCGGTTGTGGTGGAATCAACCATTGGGAAGATGCTATAGAATTTATGTTGGCGGGTGCTTCCGCCGTACAGATCGGTACCGCTATAGCGTATAAAGGGTTGAATGTGTTCAATGAGATTTTGTATGGGATCTCTGAGTATTTGAAAAGGAAAGGCCATCACAGTGTAAAAGAAATCGTAGGTTTATCTCACAAATTTTAG
- a CDS encoding fibrillarin-like rRNA/tRNA 2'-O-methyltransferase translates to MVKEVNRLRKVKVDGEERLATLNLAEGIQVYNERLIKLNGLEYRVWDPFRSKLAAALLKGLKENPIDEGIKLLYLGVSTGTTASHISDIIGEKGILFGVEFAPRVAREFIDRVVKYRRNVIPIIEDARRPDRYFSIFGKVDVVYCDLAQPDQTDIAILNCKRYLKNGGHLLLVVKSRSIDVTKQPKEIFKGEAEKLENEGFRVNQIINLDPFDKDHALIDAIME, encoded by the coding sequence GTGGTAAAGGAAGTTAATAGATTAAGAAAAGTGAAGGTCGATGGAGAAGAACGTTTGGCAACTTTAAACCTGGCTGAAGGTATTCAAGTGTACAATGAGCGATTGATAAAATTGAATGGTCTAGAGTATAGAGTTTGGGATCCATTTCGAAGCAAATTGGCTGCAGCACTGTTGAAAGGTTTGAAAGAAAACCCGATCGATGAAGGTATCAAGCTCTTATATTTAGGAGTATCTACGGGGACTACGGCGAGCCACATTTCGGATATCATAGGGGAGAAAGGGATTTTATTCGGTGTAGAATTCGCTCCAAGAGTAGCTAGAGAGTTCATCGATAGAGTTGTAAAGTATAGAAGGAATGTTATCCCGATCATCGAGGATGCAAGGAGGCCAGATAGATACTTCTCGATATTCGGGAAGGTCGATGTGGTCTACTGTGACCTTGCACAACCAGATCAGACCGATATAGCGATTTTAAACTGTAAAAGGTATTTGAAGAATGGTGGCCATCTGTTATTGGTTGTAAAGTCGAGGAGTATCGATGTAACAAAGCAACCAAAGGAAATCTTCAAGGGTGAGGCTGAGAAGCTTGAGAATGAAGGTTTCAGAGTGAACCAGATAATCAATCTTGATCCCTTCGATAAAGATCATGCCTTAATAGATGCGATCATGGAGTGA
- a CDS encoding Glu/Leu/Phe/Val dehydrogenase, producing MIIDSNIATLASLEPTALELLKEPEVVIKVKFHVNLPSKGPMGIDAYLVYHCTVRGPPSKGGLRFSANVDLEDVIQLAEIMSYKCALMELPFGGAKAGIRADYNLPQLEKNMIVREFVHKVRNEFISGAYVAGPDLGTSPKEMATIFGETHIRESVTGKPIGIGGIPGRLQATGYGVAKIAGRAAEEILNKDINDVTVAIQGFGNVGFWTFKNLYEMGAKIVAVSDVQGGTYDPNGLNLDPLVEYNSQKKTVRGFNGSSISNEELLSLDVDILIPAAVENVITERNVSSVRARLIIEGANAPLSKEAHNILYNRKVPVIPDILANAGGVVASYEEWRTSKAGLLISEKETLDDVERTLIKAFEDVLSFADTHKTSLRNAAYALAARRIADTMIARGWI from the coding sequence TTGATAATCGATTCGAATATCGCGACTCTCGCATCCTTGGAACCTACAGCCCTTGAGCTTTTAAAGGAACCTGAGGTTGTGATCAAGGTCAAGTTCCATGTAAACCTACCGAGTAAAGGTCCGATGGGTATCGATGCCTACCTCGTCTACCATTGTACTGTAAGAGGGCCGCCATCGAAGGGTGGGTTAAGGTTCAGTGCCAACGTCGACCTTGAAGATGTAATTCAACTCGCAGAGATCATGAGTTACAAATGTGCCCTCATGGAATTACCCTTTGGTGGTGCTAAAGCGGGGATCAGGGCGGATTACAATCTCCCTCAACTGGAGAAGAATATGATCGTGCGTGAATTTGTCCATAAAGTTAGAAATGAATTTATTTCTGGTGCCTACGTTGCAGGCCCAGATCTGGGTACATCCCCTAAAGAAATGGCGACGATATTTGGCGAAACTCATATTAGGGAGTCTGTGACCGGTAAGCCGATCGGTATAGGTGGGATACCGGGCCGTTTACAGGCGACTGGTTATGGTGTGGCGAAGATCGCTGGAAGGGCGGCAGAGGAGATTTTGAATAAAGATATAAATGATGTGACTGTTGCGATACAAGGCTTTGGTAACGTCGGCTTTTGGACCTTTAAGAACCTTTACGAAATGGGTGCAAAGATCGTAGCCGTTTCAGATGTTCAAGGCGGTACATACGATCCTAATGGGTTGAATTTAGACCCACTCGTAGAGTACAATTCCCAGAAAAAGACGGTTCGAGGGTTCAATGGTTCATCGATAAGTAATGAGGAGCTCCTCTCTCTAGATGTAGATATTCTAATCCCCGCCGCAGTTGAGAATGTTATAACGGAGCGTAACGTATCTTCGGTAAGGGCCAGGTTGATCATCGAAGGTGCCAACGCTCCACTCTCCAAGGAGGCCCATAACATCCTTTACAATAGGAAAGTACCCGTTATTCCAGATATACTTGCGAACGCGGGCGGTGTCGTTGCGAGTTATGAGGAATGGAGGACGAGCAAAGCCGGTCTATTGATCTCGGAGAAGGAAACGCTCGATGATGTCGAAAGGACATTGATAAAAGCCTTTGAGGATGTTTTATCATTCGCAGATACTCATAAAACCTCTCTCAGGAATGCCGCTTACGCTTTGGCTGCGA